The DNA window TCGCGAATGAAAAGGGAAGCTGATCCACAAAAGGCGATCCGCCTTCAAGGGAAGTTCGAGGCATAGCCGCAAGGAAGCATGCAGTGTGTGGAGATCGTGATGCAAAAGAGGGAGTTCGATCTTTTTGGGACTCCCTCGTTTGCATTTTTCACAACATAAAAACTTTTTCTTGCAACCGATTACCAAACGAGCAAGCGCTTGAAAGAAAAACAAGGGGGGCATACAATGAAAAAGGCATAGTGAAACGGCGCCCAATCGCGCACACTAACGGTAGGCGCGATCGGATTTCGCAAAAAGGAGCTGTTTGGATATATGGCGAACGTGTTAGCCATTAACGCGGGTAGTTCATCATTGAAATTCCAATTGTTTGAGATGCCGGCGGAAACGGTGTTGACGAAAGGGGTCGTCGAGCGGATCGGCTTTGACGACGCGATTTTCACGATCGTTGTGAACGGGGAAAAGCAACAGGAAGTGACCGCCATCCCGAACCACGCCGTGGCGGTGAAAATGCTGTTGGATAAATTGATTCGCTACGGCATTATTCGATCGTTTGAGGAAATCGACGGCATTGGCCATCGTGTCGTCCATGGTGGGGAGAAGTTCAGCGACTCTGTGTTGATTACCGATGAAGTGATGAAACAAATCGAGGAAGTTTCCGAGCTCGCCCCGCTCCACAACCCGGCCAACCTTGTCGGCATCCGGGCGTTCCAAGAAGTGCTGCCGAACGTGCCGGCGGTGGCGGTGTTCGATACAGCGTTCCACCAAACGATGCCGGAACAGTCGTTTTTATACAGCTTGCCGTATGAGTATTACACGAAATTTGGCATTCGCAAATACGGATTCCACGGCACGTCGCATAAATACGTCACCCAGCGCGCGGCCGAATTGCTCGGCCGGCCGATCGAACAGCTGCGCCTCATCTCGTGCCATTTAGGCAACGGCGCGAGCATTGCGGCGGTGGAAGCAGGAAAATCGATTGACACATCGATGGGCTTCACTCCATTAGCGGGCGTAGCGATGGGGACGCGTTCCGGCAACATCGATCCGGCGCTCATCCCGTATATTATGGAGAAGACGGGAATGACGGCCGATGAAGTGATTGAAGTGCTGAACAAACGAAGCGGCATGCTCGGCTTGTCCGGCATTTCAAGCGACTTGCGCGACCTCGAAAAAGCGGCGGCGGAAGGAAATGAACGGGCCGAGCTGGCGCTTGAAGTGTTTGCGAGCCGGATCCATAAATATATCGGTTCATATGCGGCCCGCATGTACGGTGTTGATGCCATCATTTTCACGGCCGGCATCGGCGAAAACAGCGATGTCGTGCGCGCCAAAGTATTGCGCGGCCTCGAATTCATGGGCGTCTACTGGGATCCGGTGTTAAACAAAGTGCGCGGCAAAGAAGCGTTCATCAGCTATCCGCACTCGCCGGTCAAAGTGCTCGTCATTCCGACGAACGAAGAGGTCATGATCGCCCGTGATGTGATGCGGTTGGCGCATTTGCAATGAGCAGCGGAATAGAACGACAAGCGGCTGAAAACGAAGCGGTCCGCTCCTAGATGCTAGGGGCGGCCGCTTTTTTGTTATTTTGTTAGTGGCAGCGATGGAAACGGCTAAGGGCTGTTTTCGAATGTGATATCGCTTCCTCCCTATATCCCCTATAATTGTCGGAATTGCCCGCTTCGTATATTTTAGGGCAAAATGACGGTGAAACAGACGGCAAGGGAGTCGATGGAAATGGCGTTGTTCCGCAATGAGGATCATGTCTACCGTGTCATTGGCGAGTTTATGAAAATCCCATCACGGCCACGGACAGGAGAGGAGTTGCACAATTGGTGGGGGCAACATCCGGCGTATAAAGAGTATGGCGGGGAGGTGGAGCAAATCAACCGCATCGGCGAACAAATCCGCCGTTCCCGCGCCGCGTTCGTCTTTTATGTGACCGATCCGGAGGCGGTCATCAGCATCGATGCGAGGCGGCCAAAGCCCGGCGAACATTACGAAGTGTTGTTCGGCCGGGGTCTTGATCAGCCTGATGTCGCCATTCAGACAGCCGGGGACGTCGCCCACCAATTTTGGGGCGGAAACATCAACGTTCCATTGGCCCTCGTGACCGGAAAAATGAAGGCAAAAGGATCGAAAGCGAAGGCGCTCCAGCTGTTGCCGCGCATCGTGCCGGCGTTTCCGCTTTATCGGCGCTATTTGGAACTGATTGATGAGCGCGCGCTCCTCCATGCTTTAAAAGCATAAAAACATCGGGGAGCGCCGCGCGGGAGGAAAGAAAGTTCCGACGATTTTCGGGATAGGACGTGGAACGGAAAGGCGATATAGTAAAAGTACAAAGCGAGATTTCAGACAGTTCTAAATTTTCGAGGAGGCAATGAAGATGACGACGGTAAGAGACATTTTCCAACTGATTGATTCGCAATTGAGGGAAGACCCATCCCGCGCTGATGGGATCATCGCGGTGTACCAGTTTAACTTAAGCGGGTCTGATGCGGGGGTGTACCAAGTCGTCCTTCGTCCAGATGCGGGATTTGTCATTGAAGGAGAGCGGGAAACGCCGGATTGCACGCTCAGCATGGACAGCGAGGATTTTAAAAAAATGGTGGACGGCGAGCTCAACGGAACGGAAGCGTTTATGAGCGGGCGGCTTCGCATTGACGGGGATATGGGGCTGGCGCTGCGTCTTCAAGAAGTGCTGTCCGCCTATAACAGCGCCAATCAAAACCAATAAGCATACCAAGAAAGACGGCCAGCATGTTGTTTTGTTCATTGACAGCAGCACCGACCGTCAGAAGAAAGGAGACAAAAGGCGGCGGGCTCGTCCTTTTTCGCAGGCCCGCCCAATTTGGTTAAAGGAGACGGGGGAATGGATTTACGAACGGTTTGGACAAAAAATATCGAGCAGTTTGGTCCTTATCCGACACTGATTTTTGAGGGAAACGAATATACGAACGTGGACTGCGATGCCCGTTCGTCCCAGCTGGCTCATGCGTTGATTGAACTTGGGGTCAAGCCGGGCGACCGCGTCGTCGTGACGATGCCAAACAGCCCGGAAGTGGTCGTCGCTTTCAGCGGCGTCTTGAAGGCAGGAGCGGTTGTCGTGCCGGTGCTGCCGCTGCTGCAGACGCAGGAGCTCCATTACATTTTTCAAGATTGCGAACCGAAAGTCGTGCTGACAGCGGAAATGCTGTGGGCGAAGGTGAAAGAGGCGGCGAACGGATTGCCGGCGCCTCCAATGATGTTTACGCTGGACGATCTTGATTCTCCGCGCTCTCTACGGACAAGGGTGGAACAAGCTCCTGCCAGCATGCCGCTGGCGGCCGTCGCCGAAAATGCTCCTGCCGCTTTGCTTTACACATCGGGAACGACCGGAATGCCGAAAGGGGTCGTCTTGACGCATCGCAACTTGTATGCCAACGCCAAAGCAGCGGCCGAGATGGCGAAGCGGCTGCCGACCGAATATGACCGCGTCGGTCTTGGCGTGCTGCCGATCTCCCATGCATTCGGCTTCACGATGATGAACGTCGCGTTGCTGTTGGGCGACAAGATTATTCTCCTGCCGCATTTCGAGCCGAAAAAAGTGTTGGAGGCGATCGAACGGTATCGGGTGACGCATACGGCAATGGTGCCGGCGATGTTCCATGCGTTGTGCTATTGTCCTGAGGCGGACCACTATGACACGTCCAGTTTGGCCGCGTGCGTGTCCGGTTCCGCGTCATTGCCGCGCCCATTGGCGGAGCAGTTTCAGCGCAAATTCGGCTGCTTGATTTTGGAAGGATACGGACTGTCCGAGGCGGCGCCGATTGTGACGGCGACCGATCCGACGAAGCCGATCAAGCTGGGGTCGGTCGGGCTTCCCCTGCCTGGCGTGCAAGTGGCAGTCGTCGATGAGCACGGCAACCGCCTGCCGCCAAACGAAGTCGGAGAACTGATTGTTTCCGGCCCGAACATTTTCCAAGGCTACTACGGAAAAGACGAGGAGACGCGCCAAGCGCTGCGCGACGGCTGGCTGTATACCGGCGATATGGCGCGCATCGATGAAGACGGATACGTGTTTATCGTCGACCGGAAAAAAGATGTCATCATCCGCGGCGGATTCAACATTTACCCGCGCGATCTCGAGGAACTTCTCATGTCCCATCCCGATGTGCTTGAAGCCGGCGTTGTCGGCGTCCCTTCGCCGAAAATGGGAGAAGAAGTCGCCGCATATGTCGTCGTCCGGCGCGGGGCCCAAGTGACGGAAGCGGAGCTGATCGAGTTTTGCCAAAAGCGGGTGGCGAAATACAAAAGCCCGCGCTTTTTGAAAAAGGTCGGCTACTTGCCAAAAAACATGATCGGCAAAATCGACAAAAAGAAGCTGCGTGAATGGGCCAGCGAGTTTATTCCTGCTGTTCAATCGTAATGGAAAAGGAGAGGGACAAGGTGATTTCGTTTCAACCGACTGAAGAGGAACAGGCATTTTTTCAAGTCGCCCGCAGTCTTGCCGTCGAGAAAATCCGTCCGGCCGCAAGAGAGTGCGAGAAACGCCGCACCGTTCTGGCCGACTTGATTGACCGAGTGAATGAGCTTGGCCTGTCAGCGCTCGAACTTCCAGAATTGTGGGGAGGTCTGGAACTGCCGCTTCTATCGCAAGCGATCATTTGGCAAGGGCTCAGCTATGGCGATTTAGCTGTCATTCAAGGGCTTCCTGGGGCCGGAGAGGCGTCTCCCCTCTTCCGTCTGTCTTCCGAGCACCGCGTATGGCATCGGTATCGGGAGAGCGCAAAAGGAGGGCAATGGCCGACGGTTGCCTGGGTCGATGAAGCGGAACAAAAGGAACCGTTGAAGCAGCCCATTCGCGTGCGCCGGCGCGGCAGCGGGTACGTGGTGGACGGAGTGTCCTCCCCAGTGCGCCTGGCGTCGAAAGCCGACTGGGTGGTCATCGCCGCGAGGGATGAAGAAGAAACGGTTTTGCTCGCTTTGGATGAGCGAGCATGGGAGATCGAAGAAGGGGATATAAGGCTGGGGCTTCTTGCTTCCGGCATCGCTCGCCTTCGATTTGCGGAAGTGTACGCCGGCCCGGAGCAACTTGTCGCCCGCGGCCCGGAGGCGGACGCATGGCTCAACCGGGTGCGCGCCCGAAATCAAGTCATCGAAGCGGCGAAGGAAGTCGGCTTGATGGAGGCGGCGCTTGATTACGCTGTTGAATACACCGCGGGCAGAAAGGCGTTCGGGCAGGAGATCGCCAAGTTTCAAGGCGTGTCGTTTACGATCGCGGAGATGGCGTTTGCCTGCCGCGGGGCGAAATGGCTTGTATGGCAAGCCGCTTCTGCAGTTGACCAAGGGGATGAACAGGCGGAAGGCTTTGCCTGGCGGGCGCTGGCGCGCGCTCATCGTTCGCTGCGCTATGTCACCGACCAAGCGGTGCAAATGCTCGGCGGACACGGATATGTGCAAGAATATCCGGTCGAAAAATGGATGCGCGACGCCGAGGCGCAAGTGATGCTGTATGGCCGGGAGCGGGACTGGATCATCCGCCGCGGCGAACAGCTGCTCAGCGAACGGAAAGAGAGGGTGGCGCCATGATTTCGTTTACCTTATCATCGCAACAAAAACAAATGAAAGAGCTCGTCCATTGGTTCGCCAAGCATGAGGTGCGTCCGATTGCGTTGGAGGCGGATCGGCTTGGACGGGTGCCGGATGAATGGCTTCAGAAAGTGAACAAAATGGGCATCCAGCTCAATGCATCCTCGTTTGGCGGGGGACGTGCGCCGTCCGCCTCGGACAAGAAAAAGGAGAGAAAAGAGCGCGAAGGCAACCGCATCGCGGTGATCGCCGCCGAAGAGCTCGCGTGGGGCTGCCCGGCCGTCGCCTTGTCCCTTCCCGGCCCTGGCCTTGGGGGGCCGCCGGTTCAATCGAGCGGCACACCCGAGCAAAAACAGCGGTTTTTGTCAATTTTCACGAAAGATGAGCCGCGCTGGGGAGCCTATGCGTTGACCGAACCGGAAGCCGGGTCGGATGCGTCCGGCATCCGCACGACCGCGAGGAAAGTCGACGGCGGCTATGTATTAAACGGGCAAAAAATTTTCATCACGAACGGCGCCCGCGCTTCGTGGGTCGTCGTGTTCGCCACCATTGACCCATCGCTCGGCCGCGCCGGGCACCGGGCCTTTGTCGTCGAAAAAGGAACGCCGGGATTTGTCGCGACCCGCACGGTCCATAAGATGGGCTTGCGCGCCAATGAAACGGCGGAACTCTTGTTTGAAGACTGTTTCGTCCCTGACGACAATTTGCTTGGCGGCGAAGAGCTGTACAGCGCAAGCGCCAATCGTCCGTCGGGCTTTCAAGTGGCGATGAAGACGTTTGACAGCACGCGGCCGATCGTCGCCGCCATGGCGGTGGGTATCGCTCGCGCGGCGTACGAATATACGCTTGAGGTTGTCAAACGGGAATATCCGAAGCAAGGCCGTTTGTACTATGAAGCGGCTGAGCTGCTCGCCGAGGCGGAGCAAGAGATCGAGGCGGCCCGCCTGCTCACTTGGGAGGCCGCGTGGAAAGCCGACATCGGCGAACCGAACGCCATGGAAGCGGCCATCTGCAAGGCCGTGGCGGGGAAAATGGCGCTTCATGTATGCGCCATGTGCCTTGAGCTGCTCGGCCCCGTCGGCCTTGACGGGCATTTGGTCGAGAAATTGTACCGCGATGTGAAAGTGTTTGACATTTTCGAAGGCACGCAGCAAATCCAGCGCCTCGTCACGGCAAGACGGCTGTATGCGCCATACGGCGTGCATGTATAAACGGGCGGACGGCGACTGCAACTCCTCTGCTTGCGGCGGAGAACGATGATCATTTGTGAAGTTGCCGGTTCGATCGAATGAAAGGGGGGATTTCGATGTCCTATGAAACGTTGCGCATCGAGCGGCGGGCGAAAGGAGTCGCATGGATCGTCATCGACCATCCACCGGCCAATGCCATTAGTGAGCGGCTGATGGAAGAATTGGAACAAGCCGCCGACGAATTGGAAGCCGACCGCGGCGTGCGCGTTGTCGTCATCGCGTCGGCCCATCCGAAAACGTTTCTTGCCGGCGCCGATTTAAAGGACATGATTCAGCGCGGAAGCCAGTTTGCCGGCAATGAGGCCGGCATCGCTGAACAAAGCGCCCGCATGCAGCGCTGTTTCGACCGCTTTGCGACGATGCCGAAGCCGGTCGTCGCGGCCATCAACGGCTACGCGCTTGGCGGCGGCTGCGAACTCGCTTTGGCGTGCGATTTCCGTATCATGGGCGGGGGCAAAATCGGCCTTACGGAAGTTTCCCTCGGCCTCATTCCCGGCGCGGGCGGCACGCAGCGATTGACGCGCCTTGTCGGACGGGCGAAAGCGGCGGAACTCATTTTTCTCGCCAAGCGGCTCGACCCGCAAGAAGCGCTTTCCCTCGGCCTCGTTCATCGCATTGCGCCCCCAGAGCGGCTTGAAGAAGAAGCAGCGGCGTTTGCCGAGCAATTGTCAGAAGGCGCGGTGCGGGCGATGGGGCTCGCCAAGCGGGCCATCTATGCGGCCGAAGGGCTTCCAGAAGCCGGATTTGGCATCGAAGCGGCGTCATTTGCGGCCACGTTTAAGACAGGAGAGCCGGCGATCGGGCTGGCCGCGTTTTTCCAAAAGAAACAACCGCAATTTTTGCGATAAATGGGGGGATCTTGATGTCGTCATGGGCGGAGCTGCTGAAAGGAAAAGTGGCGGTCGTCACCGGCGCCTCACGCGGCCTCGGGCGGGCGGATGCCTTGGCGCTTGCCGAGGCGGGAGCGGATGTCGTGATTACCGATATTTTGCTTGAATCGGATGAAGAAAGCAAACAAACGGCGCAAAAATATGGGCCGCTCTCCCAAGTGATGCAAAGCACAAAAGTCGTCTATGCCGAAAAAACGGCTGAGGAAATCCGCGCCATGGGCCGGCGGGCGATGGCGGTCAAAATGGATGTCACTGACCGCGGGCAGGTGAAAGAAGTGTTCGCCCGCGTCAAAGAAGAGTTTGGCTCCATTGATATTTTGGTCAACAACGCCGGCACGCTCGATCACGTTTCGCAAATCGAAAAGCAAAACGATGAGTTGTGGGAGCGCGATTTGCGGGTGAACTTGACCGGCACGTACAACTGTACCAAAGCGGTCTGGCCGTACATGAAAGAACAAGGGTGGGGGCGGATCATCAACATGTCGTCCGTCGCCGGCACGCTTGGCGGCTTCGGTCAGGCGAGCTATTCGGCGACGAAAGGAGCGGTGTTGAGCTTTACGAAAAGCATGGCGCTTGAAGGAGCGCGCTACGGCATTACGGTGAACGCCATCGTGCCGGGCATCATCAACACGGAAGCGTTCCGCATGGGCAATCCAAAAATGAACGAGCGGATGATCCGGCGCACCGCGTTCCGCCGCCCGGGTGAACCGGAAGACGTCGCCAACGCCATCGTGTTTCTTTGTTCCGATAAAGCGAAATACATTACGGGGATTGGGTTGAATGTTTCCGGCGGCATCGAATTGTTTACGTTCTGATGAATAAGCGCCCGCTTTGGAATACGGTGATCAGGACATAGGAAGAGAGGCCTGCGGCGGCTCTGGCTGCGCAGGGAAAACGGTTTGATTTTGATACGGAACAGGAGGAGCGGCATGAGGGAAGTCGTCATTGTTGACGCCGTGCGCACGGCGATCGGCAAGAAAAAAGGAGCGCTCGCAAACGTTCATCCGGTCGATTTGCTCGTTCCGGTGCTGCGGGCGCTTGTCGACCGGAATGGGCTGGATGCCGACTCAGTGGAAGATGTCATCGTCGGCTGCGTGACGATGACCGGGGAGCAAGGGGGCAACATCGCCCGCCAAGCGGTGCTCGCCGCCGGGTTTCCGGTCGAAGTGCCGGCGTTTTCCTTAAACCGGATGTGTGGGTCGAGCCAACAGGCGATTCATAGCGCGGCGCAGGCGATTTTGTCCGGCGACATCGACATCGCCATAGCCGCCGGAGTCGAAAGCATGACGCGCGTGCCGATGGGAAGCGACATGGGACGGTTCAGCCGCCAGCTGACAAGCCGGTACAACATTGTGCCGCAAGGGATTTCCGCCGAGATGATCGCGAAAAAATGGGGGTTGTCTCGGGAAGAGCTGGACGAATTTTCGCTCGCCAGCCATGAAAAAGCAGCGGCGGCAACCGACCGTGGGATGTTTGAGCGGGAAATCATTCCGCTTGATGTGCCGGGCGGGGAGGGGACGGTGCCCTTCACCCGTGATGAAGGGATCCGGCGCGAAACCTCGCTCGAAAAATTGGCGGCGTTAACGCCGTCATTCCAGCCGAAAGGCGGTGTCGTCACGGCTGGGAATTCGAGCCAAGTGAGCGATGGAGCGGCCGGCGTGCT is part of the Geobacillus sp. 46C-IIa genome and encodes:
- a CDS encoding acetate kinase; amino-acid sequence: MANVLAINAGSSSLKFQLFEMPAETVLTKGVVERIGFDDAIFTIVVNGEKQQEVTAIPNHAVAVKMLLDKLIRYGIIRSFEEIDGIGHRVVHGGEKFSDSVLITDEVMKQIEEVSELAPLHNPANLVGIRAFQEVLPNVPAVAVFDTAFHQTMPEQSFLYSLPYEYYTKFGIRKYGFHGTSHKYVTQRAAELLGRPIEQLRLISCHLGNGASIAAVEAGKSIDTSMGFTPLAGVAMGTRSGNIDPALIPYIMEKTGMTADEVIEVLNKRSGMLGLSGISSDLRDLEKAAAEGNERAELALEVFASRIHKYIGSYAARMYGVDAIIFTAGIGENSDVVRAKVLRGLEFMGVYWDPVLNKVRGKEAFISYPHSPVKVLVIPTNEEVMIARDVMRLAHLQ
- a CDS encoding SCP2 sterol-binding domain-containing protein, whose protein sequence is MTTVRDIFQLIDSQLREDPSRADGIIAVYQFNLSGSDAGVYQVVLRPDAGFVIEGERETPDCTLSMDSEDFKKMVDGELNGTEAFMSGRLRIDGDMGLALRLQEVLSAYNSANQNQ
- a CDS encoding class I adenylate-forming enzyme family protein, whose protein sequence is MDLRTVWTKNIEQFGPYPTLIFEGNEYTNVDCDARSSQLAHALIELGVKPGDRVVVTMPNSPEVVVAFSGVLKAGAVVVPVLPLLQTQELHYIFQDCEPKVVLTAEMLWAKVKEAANGLPAPPMMFTLDDLDSPRSLRTRVEQAPASMPLAAVAENAPAALLYTSGTTGMPKGVVLTHRNLYANAKAAAEMAKRLPTEYDRVGLGVLPISHAFGFTMMNVALLLGDKIILLPHFEPKKVLEAIERYRVTHTAMVPAMFHALCYCPEADHYDTSSLAACVSGSASLPRPLAEQFQRKFGCLILEGYGLSEAAPIVTATDPTKPIKLGSVGLPLPGVQVAVVDEHGNRLPPNEVGELIVSGPNIFQGYYGKDEETRQALRDGWLYTGDMARIDEDGYVFIVDRKKDVIIRGGFNIYPRDLEELLMSHPDVLEAGVVGVPSPKMGEEVAAYVVVRRGAQVTEAELIEFCQKRVAKYKSPRFLKKVGYLPKNMIGKIDKKKLREWASEFIPAVQS
- a CDS encoding acyl-CoA dehydrogenase family protein, which produces MISFQPTEEEQAFFQVARSLAVEKIRPAARECEKRRTVLADLIDRVNELGLSALELPELWGGLELPLLSQAIIWQGLSYGDLAVIQGLPGAGEASPLFRLSSEHRVWHRYRESAKGGQWPTVAWVDEAEQKEPLKQPIRVRRRGSGYVVDGVSSPVRLASKADWVVIAARDEEETVLLALDERAWEIEEGDIRLGLLASGIARLRFAEVYAGPEQLVARGPEADAWLNRVRARNQVIEAAKEVGLMEAALDYAVEYTAGRKAFGQEIAKFQGVSFTIAEMAFACRGAKWLVWQAASAVDQGDEQAEGFAWRALARAHRSLRYVTDQAVQMLGGHGYVQEYPVEKWMRDAEAQVMLYGRERDWIIRRGEQLLSERKERVAP
- a CDS encoding acyl-CoA dehydrogenase family protein; the protein is MISFTLSSQQKQMKELVHWFAKHEVRPIALEADRLGRVPDEWLQKVNKMGIQLNASSFGGGRAPSASDKKKERKEREGNRIAVIAAEELAWGCPAVALSLPGPGLGGPPVQSSGTPEQKQRFLSIFTKDEPRWGAYALTEPEAGSDASGIRTTARKVDGGYVLNGQKIFITNGARASWVVVFATIDPSLGRAGHRAFVVEKGTPGFVATRTVHKMGLRANETAELLFEDCFVPDDNLLGGEELYSASANRPSGFQVAMKTFDSTRPIVAAMAVGIARAAYEYTLEVVKREYPKQGRLYYEAAELLAEAEQEIEAARLLTWEAAWKADIGEPNAMEAAICKAVAGKMALHVCAMCLELLGPVGLDGHLVEKLYRDVKVFDIFEGTQQIQRLVTARRLYAPYGVHV
- a CDS encoding enoyl-CoA hydratase/isomerase family protein, translated to MSYETLRIERRAKGVAWIVIDHPPANAISERLMEELEQAADELEADRGVRVVVIASAHPKTFLAGADLKDMIQRGSQFAGNEAGIAEQSARMQRCFDRFATMPKPVVAAINGYALGGGCELALACDFRIMGGGKIGLTEVSLGLIPGAGGTQRLTRLVGRAKAAELIFLAKRLDPQEALSLGLVHRIAPPERLEEEAAAFAEQLSEGAVRAMGLAKRAIYAAEGLPEAGFGIEAASFAATFKTGEPAIGLAAFFQKKQPQFLR
- a CDS encoding SDR family NAD(P)-dependent oxidoreductase, yielding MSSWAELLKGKVAVVTGASRGLGRADALALAEAGADVVITDILLESDEESKQTAQKYGPLSQVMQSTKVVYAEKTAEEIRAMGRRAMAVKMDVTDRGQVKEVFARVKEEFGSIDILVNNAGTLDHVSQIEKQNDELWERDLRVNLTGTYNCTKAVWPYMKEQGWGRIINMSSVAGTLGGFGQASYSATKGAVLSFTKSMALEGARYGITVNAIVPGIINTEAFRMGNPKMNERMIRRTAFRRPGEPEDVANAIVFLCSDKAKYITGIGLNVSGGIELFTF
- a CDS encoding thiolase family protein; protein product: MREVVIVDAVRTAIGKKKGALANVHPVDLLVPVLRALVDRNGLDADSVEDVIVGCVTMTGEQGGNIARQAVLAAGFPVEVPAFSLNRMCGSSQQAIHSAAQAILSGDIDIAIAAGVESMTRVPMGSDMGRFSRQLTSRYNIVPQGISAEMIAKKWGLSREELDEFSLASHEKAAAATDRGMFEREIIPLDVPGGEGTVPFTRDEGIRRETSLEKLAALTPSFQPKGGVVTAGNSSQVSDGAAGVLLMSAEKARQLGLRPRARIAARTVVGEDPVMMLTGIIPATRSVLQKAGLRLEQMDAIEVNEAFASVVKAWERELEPDMAKVNPRGGAIALGHPLGASGARLMTTLLHELEDIDGKYGLQVMCIGFGMATATIIERL